A portion of the Pseudomonas protegens CHA0 genome contains these proteins:
- a CDS encoding acyl-CoA desaturase: MDEILTNTATPEVGGVAQLSPSAARTKARIALAVMLVPLFGTFEAIRLWFTGQVHALDFILFAVFYAVQMFGVSMGYHRYLAHRAFKTSRLMSSLMLIAGCMAAQGPILFWVTTHRRHHTYSDQHGDPHSPNLMGQSRWQRAKGLWHAHMPWMLAPDMSSWNFFAPDILRDRRLFFYNQTYLFWVALGVILPGVIGGLVSQSWSGAWSGLIFGGLARIFVANQAAWCVGSICHRYGARPFVTHDQSTNNWIVAFLTFGEGLQNNHHAFPAWYRHGVHWWEPDLSGWTLALMGKLRLVSDLRSPSQAMIDKVRKRQASS; this comes from the coding sequence ATGGACGAGATACTCACCAACACAGCGACACCAGAGGTCGGCGGGGTTGCCCAGCTGAGCCCGAGTGCGGCCAGGACCAAGGCGCGGATCGCGCTGGCAGTCATGCTGGTGCCCCTGTTCGGGACCTTCGAGGCAATCCGACTATGGTTCACCGGCCAGGTCCATGCCCTGGATTTCATCCTCTTCGCGGTGTTCTACGCGGTGCAGATGTTCGGGGTTTCCATGGGCTACCACCGTTACCTGGCCCATCGTGCGTTCAAGACCTCGCGGCTGATGAGCAGCCTGATGCTGATCGCCGGTTGCATGGCGGCCCAGGGGCCGATCCTGTTCTGGGTCACCACCCATCGCCGGCACCACACCTACAGTGACCAGCACGGTGACCCGCACTCCCCCAACCTCATGGGCCAGAGCCGCTGGCAACGGGCCAAGGGGCTGTGGCATGCGCACATGCCGTGGATGCTGGCCCCGGACATGTCGAGCTGGAACTTCTTCGCCCCGGACATCCTGCGCGACCGCCGGCTGTTCTTCTACAACCAGACCTACCTGTTCTGGGTGGCCCTGGGGGTAATCCTGCCAGGGGTGATCGGCGGGCTGGTCAGCCAGAGCTGGTCCGGTGCCTGGAGCGGCCTGATCTTCGGCGGCCTGGCGCGGATCTTCGTCGCCAACCAGGCGGCCTGGTGTGTGGGCTCCATCTGCCACCGCTACGGCGCTCGCCCGTTCGTGACCCACGACCAGAGCACCAACAACTGGATCGTGGCCTTCCTCACCTTTGGCGAGGGGCTGCAAAACAATCACCACGCATTCCCTGCCTGGTACCGGCATGGCGTGCACTGGTGGGAGCCCGACCTGTCGGGCTGGACACTGGCGTTAATGGGCAAGCTGAGACTGGTCTCAGACCTGCGTTCCCCGTCCCAGGCAATGATCGACAAAGTCCGCAAGCGCCAGGCCTCGTCCTGA
- a CDS encoding acyl carrier protein gives MSNFISNLLSTLSFSEKKQAAVELNEDSIKHWLVQKMGALLKIDPSQVDTARSFESYGLDSLVAVKVAGDLEKFMEQRLSPALLFEYSSIDDLSKYLANELTTSEV, from the coding sequence ATGTCCAATTTCATCTCCAATTTGCTGAGCACTCTGAGCTTCTCAGAGAAAAAACAGGCGGCGGTCGAACTCAACGAGGACAGCATCAAGCATTGGCTGGTGCAGAAGATGGGCGCGCTCTTGAAGATCGATCCTTCCCAGGTCGATACCGCCCGCAGCTTCGAGTCCTACGGCCTCGATTCGCTGGTAGCGGTGAAAGTGGCGGGTGACCTGGAGAAGTTCATGGAGCAGCGCCTGTCGCCGGCCCTGCTGTTCGAATACTCCAGCATCGATGACCTGTCCAAATACCTGGCCAATGAACTGACCACATCCGAAGTTTGA
- a CDS encoding alpha/beta fold hydrolase: MAIAQMPSQKNDKFNDLLRRSQEIEGLRLTDAIPKHLYQPRVWRGMLSFVVSYMLYIGAIVAVAHVHWMFYLPLWLVAGLGGWGLFCVAHDCGHNSFSRNRSFNHILGHIALLPLLYPFHGWRHMHNMHHANTNNLEMDVDWRPVLRVQYDAMPWWDKLVYSSTRTWLFWLGTVNYQRHSGFRPSMFHKLEARNEVRRSILFMVVAALIYLPTLVYFTGFTGLFLYFIAPWLATHAWFSLTTMMHHISDETPFLTKEHWSFNSSRLLLTTDYMYPKWLLFLTHYISVHTAHHVAPIIPHYNLPEAQAALKTAFPGMVREKPMTVQDVWHVARSCHLYDPVNGFYESFDQPAQAAGDPSTPGARAANGPLTMKQQMLRSYMGVLGSVSLETAGAKATDLFGYTREYIKQPDKEMSPLGAQRFHIKGIPGVPHGYQWGTGNQTILLVHGWGADSRSLYSFTRVLQRQGFKVATFDAPAHGISPGSLSTMTEFKDAVKAAIVALGDVVGIVAHSLGGIAATGALAELAETHRIKALCLLGSPANLPVVIQRWANGYLKLKPAVVQAMHRELWKRNGVPVEHWDIPALGNALQLPTLVLHDLNDPIVPFCEAQQITTLMPWAKLEPVSGLGHVRILSDAAVLEQVAQFLVENVKVAEVAQASA; encoded by the coding sequence ATGGCCATTGCACAGATGCCCTCGCAAAAAAACGATAAATTCAATGACCTGCTCCGACGCTCTCAGGAGATCGAGGGCCTGCGTCTGACCGACGCAATCCCCAAGCACCTGTATCAGCCGCGGGTATGGCGCGGGATGCTCAGCTTCGTCGTCAGCTACATGCTCTACATCGGTGCCATCGTGGCGGTCGCCCACGTGCACTGGATGTTCTACCTGCCGCTGTGGCTGGTGGCGGGCCTGGGCGGCTGGGGCCTGTTCTGTGTCGCTCACGATTGCGGGCACAACTCGTTCTCGCGCAACCGCAGCTTCAACCACATCCTCGGGCACATCGCGCTGCTGCCGTTGCTGTACCCGTTCCACGGCTGGCGCCACATGCACAACATGCACCACGCCAACACCAACAACCTGGAAATGGACGTCGACTGGCGCCCGGTGCTGCGCGTGCAATATGACGCCATGCCCTGGTGGGACAAGCTGGTCTACAGCAGCACCCGCACCTGGCTGTTCTGGCTGGGCACGGTCAACTACCAGCGTCACTCGGGCTTCCGTCCGTCGATGTTCCACAAGCTCGAAGCGCGCAACGAAGTGCGTCGCTCGATCCTGTTCATGGTGGTGGCTGCGCTGATCTACCTGCCGACCCTGGTCTACTTCACCGGCTTCACCGGCCTGTTCCTGTACTTCATCGCCCCGTGGCTGGCGACCCATGCCTGGTTCAGCCTGACCACCATGATGCACCACATCAGCGACGAGACCCCGTTCCTCACCAAGGAACACTGGAGCTTCAACAGCAGCCGCCTGCTGCTGACCACCGACTACATGTACCCCAAGTGGCTGCTGTTCCTGACCCACTACATTTCGGTGCACACCGCGCACCATGTGGCGCCGATCATTCCCCACTACAACCTGCCCGAAGCCCAGGCCGCGTTGAAGACGGCCTTCCCCGGCATGGTCCGGGAAAAGCCCATGACCGTGCAGGACGTGTGGCACGTGGCGCGTAGCTGCCACCTGTACGACCCGGTGAACGGTTTCTATGAGTCCTTCGACCAACCAGCCCAGGCGGCCGGAGACCCGAGCACCCCCGGAGCCCGGGCCGCCAACGGCCCGTTGACCATGAAGCAGCAGATGCTGCGCAGCTACATGGGCGTGCTGGGATCGGTGTCGCTGGAGACCGCCGGGGCCAAGGCCACCGACCTGTTCGGCTACACCCGGGAATACATCAAGCAGCCGGACAAGGAAATGAGCCCCCTGGGCGCCCAGCGTTTCCATATCAAGGGTATCCCCGGCGTTCCCCATGGCTATCAGTGGGGCACGGGCAACCAGACCATCCTGCTGGTCCATGGCTGGGGTGCGGACAGCCGCAGCCTGTATTCCTTCACCCGGGTCCTGCAGCGCCAGGGCTTCAAGGTCGCGACCTTCGATGCGCCAGCCCACGGCATCTCGCCGGGCTCGCTGAGCACCATGACCGAGTTCAAGGACGCGGTGAAAGCGGCGATTGTCGCCCTCGGCGACGTGGTGGGTATCGTTGCCCATTCCCTGGGCGGGATCGCCGCCACCGGAGCCCTGGCCGAACTGGCCGAGACTCATCGGATCAAGGCCCTGTGCCTGCTGGGCTCGCCGGCCAACCTGCCGGTGGTGATCCAGCGCTGGGCCAACGGCTACCTGAAGCTCAAGCCGGCGGTGGTCCAGGCCATGCACCGGGAACTGTGGAAACGCAACGGCGTGCCGGTGGAGCACTGGGATATCCCGGCGCTGGGCAACGCCCTGCAACTGCCAACCCTGGTGCTGCATGACCTCAACGACCCGATCGTGCCGTTCTGCGAAGCGCAGCAGATCACCACGCTGATGCCATGGGCCAAGCTGGAGCCGGTGTCCGGGCTCGGGCATGTGCGGATCCTCTCCGATGCCGCGGTACTGGAGCAGGTGGCGCAGTTCCTCGTGGAGAACGTCAAGGTGGCCGAAGTGGCCCAGGCCAGCGCATGA
- a CDS encoding rubredoxin, with the protein MSTYAENAVAESGLWMCLICGWIYDQRLGDPDSGVPPGTAWDDIAEDWTCPECGVSKLDFNMVKL; encoded by the coding sequence ATGAGCACCTACGCTGAAAACGCTGTGGCCGAGTCCGGCCTGTGGATGTGCCTGATCTGTGGCTGGATCTACGATCAACGCCTTGGCGATCCGGATTCGGGGGTGCCTCCGGGCACCGCCTGGGACGACATTGCCGAGGATTGGACCTGCCCGGAATGCGGCGTGAGCAAGTTGGACTTCAACATGGTGAAGCTGTAG
- a CDS encoding alpha/beta hydrolase: protein MFTTPQRLRQHFPQTLPSATVQDLETDQGRLRCFRWTPPQVRRRVVLVHGWSGASTQWQYLIPLLLEEGCEVLSFDCIGHGGSGGRQASLPTFVSMLDQVQKQLGPFDTVIGHSLGGAAAGYALSTPVGKGFQRAVLVAAPADIENVVRRFAAFLWINDDVRQRMQLLVEQRYQKDMASLAVSRYGRQVEVPVLLVHDQQDQEVPADDLQSFAEGLRHRRVLQTRGLGHLKILKDSATMEAVVEFVCAKDGNL from the coding sequence ATGTTCACGACGCCACAACGGCTGCGCCAGCATTTTCCGCAGACCTTGCCCAGCGCCACGGTGCAGGACCTGGAAACCGACCAGGGGCGCCTGCGCTGCTTTCGCTGGACTCCACCGCAGGTCCGGCGCCGCGTGGTGCTGGTGCACGGTTGGAGTGGCGCCAGCACCCAGTGGCAGTACCTGATCCCGCTGTTGCTGGAGGAGGGCTGCGAGGTCCTCTCCTTCGACTGCATCGGCCATGGCGGCAGCGGCGGTCGGCAGGCCTCGCTGCCGACCTTCGTCAGCATGCTCGACCAGGTGCAAAAGCAACTGGGGCCCTTCGACACCGTGATTGGTCACTCCCTGGGCGGCGCTGCCGCCGGGTATGCCTTGAGCACTCCGGTCGGCAAGGGTTTCCAGCGGGCGGTCCTGGTGGCCGCGCCGGCCGATATCGAAAACGTGGTCCGGCGCTTTGCCGCATTTTTGTGGATCAACGATGACGTCAGGCAACGCATGCAACTTCTGGTTGAGCAACGCTATCAGAAGGACATGGCCAGCCTGGCGGTCAGCCGTTATGGGCGCCAGGTGGAGGTCCCGGTGCTGCTGGTGCATGACCAGCAGGATCAGGAAGTCCCGGCAGATGACCTGCAATCCTTCGCCGAAGGCTTGCGACACCGGCGGGTCTTGCAGACTCGCGGGTTGGGCCATCTGAAAATTCTCAAGGACAGCGCGACCATGGAGGCCGTGGTCGAGTTTGTCTGTGCAAAGGACGGCAACCTATGA
- the lpdA gene encoding dihydrolipoyl dehydrogenase: MSESYDVIVIGAGPGGYVAAIRAAQLGLKTVCIERYKGKDGKTALGGTCLNVGCIPSKALLDSSHHYYEARNGFEVHGIAISNPQMDVPAMLARKDNVVRNFNGGIASLFKANGVALLEGHGKLLANKEVEVTAADGSTQRISAGNIILAPGSRPIDIPAAPLAGEVIVDSTGALEFTQVPKRLGVIGAGVIGLELGSVWARLGAEVTVLEALDSFLPAVDAQIAKEAQKILGKQGLDIRLGARVTACEVQGDSVKVSLSEAGEDKQQVFDRLIVAVGRRPLTTDLLAADSGVHLDERGFIHVDGQCCTSVPGVFAIGDVVRGPMLAHKASEEGVMVAEGIAGHRHPLNYDLIPSVIYTHPEIAWVGQTEQALKAEGVELNIGTFPFAASSRAMAANDTAGLVKVIADAGTDRVLGVHVIGPGAAELVQEGAIGMEFGTSAEDLGMMVFSHPTLSEALHEAALAVNGQAIHIGNRKKKAPAGVK, translated from the coding sequence ATGAGTGAAAGTTACGATGTGATCGTTATTGGTGCGGGGCCCGGCGGCTATGTCGCCGCCATCCGGGCCGCGCAACTGGGGCTCAAGACAGTCTGCATCGAGCGCTACAAGGGCAAGGATGGCAAGACCGCCCTGGGCGGGACGTGCCTGAACGTTGGCTGCATTCCCTCCAAGGCACTGCTGGACAGTTCCCACCACTACTACGAAGCGCGCAACGGATTCGAAGTGCACGGCATCGCCATCAGCAATCCGCAGATGGATGTGCCAGCCATGCTGGCGCGCAAGGACAACGTGGTGCGCAATTTCAACGGCGGCATTGCCTCGCTGTTCAAGGCCAATGGCGTGGCCCTGCTGGAAGGTCACGGCAAGCTGCTGGCCAACAAGGAAGTGGAAGTCACCGCCGCCGATGGCAGCACGCAACGCATCAGCGCCGGCAATATCATCCTGGCTCCCGGCTCGCGGCCGATCGACATTCCCGCGGCGCCCCTGGCCGGCGAGGTGATAGTGGACTCCACCGGCGCCCTGGAATTCACCCAGGTGCCCAAGCGCCTCGGGGTGATCGGTGCCGGCGTCATCGGCCTGGAACTGGGGTCGGTCTGGGCACGCCTGGGGGCTGAAGTCACGGTGCTGGAAGCCCTCGACAGCTTCCTCCCGGCGGTGGATGCGCAGATCGCCAAGGAGGCGCAGAAGATCCTCGGCAAGCAGGGCCTGGATATCCGCCTGGGCGCCCGGGTGACGGCCTGCGAAGTGCAGGGCGACAGCGTCAAGGTCAGCCTCAGTGAGGCCGGCGAGGACAAGCAGCAGGTGTTCGACCGGCTGATCGTCGCCGTCGGTCGCCGCCCCCTGACCACCGATCTGTTGGCCGCCGACAGCGGCGTGCACCTGGACGAACGCGGTTTTATCCACGTCGATGGCCAGTGCTGCACCAGCGTCCCCGGGGTGTTCGCCATTGGCGACGTGGTACGCGGCCCGATGCTGGCGCACAAGGCTTCTGAAGAGGGGGTGATGGTGGCCGAGGGGATTGCCGGGCATCGGCACCCGTTGAACTACGACCTGATCCCCTCGGTAATCTACACCCACCCGGAAATCGCCTGGGTCGGCCAGACCGAGCAGGCTCTCAAGGCCGAGGGCGTCGAGTTGAACATCGGCACCTTCCCGTTCGCTGCCAGCAGCCGGGCCATGGCGGCCAACGACACCGCCGGGCTGGTCAAGGTGATTGCCGATGCAGGCACCGACCGCGTGCTGGGCGTGCATGTGATCGGGCCGGGCGCGGCGGAGCTGGTTCAGGAAGGGGCCATCGGCATGGAGTTCGGCACCAGTGCCGAGGACCTGGGGATGATGGTGTTCTCCCATCCGACCCTGTCCGAAGCCCTGCATGAAGCCGCGCTGGCCGTGAATGGCCAGGCGATCCATATCGGCAATCGCAAGAAGAAAGCCCCCGCCGGCGTCAAATAG
- the tauD gene encoding taurine dioxygenase — MSLTITPLSSALGAQIGGIDISQPLSIEHRDAIEQALLKHQVLFFRNQPVTPQQQARFAACFGDLHIHPIYPNVPEQPEVLILDTAETDVRDNAIWHTDVTFLPTPALGAVLSAKLLPEFGGDTLWASGIAAYEALSEPMKNLLQGLTATHDFTKSFPLERFGNTPEDLARWEETRRKNPPLSHPVIRTHPVSGRKSLFVNDGFTTRINELSESESAAILQLLFAHATRPEFTIRWRWQENDIAFWDNRVTQHYAVDDYRPQRRVMQRATILGDVPFLR; from the coding sequence ATGAGCCTGACCATCACTCCTCTAAGCTCCGCCCTCGGCGCCCAGATCGGCGGCATCGATATCAGCCAGCCCTTGAGCATCGAACATCGTGACGCCATCGAGCAGGCGCTGCTCAAGCACCAGGTACTGTTCTTTCGCAACCAGCCGGTCACCCCGCAGCAGCAGGCGCGTTTCGCCGCCTGCTTCGGCGACCTGCACATCCACCCGATCTACCCCAATGTGCCGGAGCAGCCGGAGGTATTGATCCTCGATACCGCCGAGACCGACGTACGCGACAACGCCATCTGGCACACCGACGTAACCTTTCTGCCGACCCCGGCCCTGGGCGCGGTGCTCAGCGCCAAGCTGCTGCCGGAGTTCGGCGGCGATACCCTGTGGGCCAGCGGCATTGCCGCCTACGAGGCGCTGTCGGAGCCAATGAAGAATCTGCTGCAGGGCCTGACCGCGACCCACGACTTCACCAAGTCCTTCCCTCTGGAGCGCTTCGGCAACACCCCCGAGGACCTGGCGCGCTGGGAAGAAACCCGGCGCAAGAACCCGCCGCTGTCGCACCCGGTGATCCGCACGCACCCGGTGAGCGGGCGCAAGTCGCTGTTCGTCAACGACGGCTTCACCACCCGGATCAATGAGCTGTCGGAAAGCGAAAGCGCAGCCATCCTGCAACTGCTGTTCGCCCACGCCACCCGCCCGGAATTCACCATTCGCTGGCGCTGGCAGGAGAACGACATTGCCTTCTGGGACAACCGCGTGACCCAGCACTATGCGGTGGACGACTACCGTCCACAGCGCCGGGTGATGCAGCGCGCGACCATTCTTGGGGATGTGCCGTTCTTGCGCTGA
- the tauC gene encoding taurine ABC transporter permease TauC: MSSYEIPVTATGDANPKAPQIVRRSLSTRWISVLTLIALLALWWAVTATGLIEPLFLPPPSAVLQKGWLLATSGYMDSTLWQHLAASLQRIGLALGFAVLTAIPVGIAIGANRIARGVLDPLIEFYRPIPPLAYLPLIVIWCGIGELSKVLLIYLAIFAPIAIATATGVRTVDPAKLRAAQSLGATRAQLIRHVILPSALPDILTGVRIGLGVGWSTLVAAELIAATSGLGFMVQSAAQFLVTDVVVLGILVIALIAFAMEMGLRALQRKLVPWHGQSH, encoded by the coding sequence ATGAGCAGCTACGAGATTCCCGTCACCGCCACCGGCGATGCCAACCCCAAAGCGCCACAAATCGTGCGCCGCAGCCTGAGCACCCGCTGGATCAGCGTGCTGACCCTGATCGCCCTGCTGGCCCTGTGGTGGGCCGTCACCGCCACCGGCCTGATCGAGCCGCTGTTCCTGCCGCCCCCTTCTGCGGTGCTGCAAAAGGGCTGGTTGCTGGCCACCAGCGGCTACATGGATTCCACCCTATGGCAGCACCTGGCGGCGAGCCTGCAACGCATCGGCCTGGCCCTGGGCTTTGCCGTGCTGACGGCGATTCCGGTGGGCATCGCCATCGGCGCCAACCGCATCGCCCGTGGCGTGCTCGACCCTTTGATCGAGTTCTACCGGCCGATTCCGCCCCTGGCCTACCTGCCGCTGATCGTCATCTGGTGCGGCATTGGCGAGCTGTCCAAGGTGCTGCTGATCTACCTTGCGATCTTCGCCCCGATCGCCATCGCCACCGCCACCGGCGTGCGCACCGTGGACCCGGCGAAGCTGCGCGCCGCCCAGTCCCTGGGGGCTACCCGGGCCCAGCTGATTCGCCATGTGATCCTGCCCAGCGCCTTGCCGGACATCCTCACCGGCGTGCGCATCGGCCTGGGCGTGGGCTGGTCGACCCTGGTGGCGGCAGAGCTGATTGCCGCCACCAGCGGCCTGGGTTTCATGGTGCAGTCCGCCGCGCAATTCCTGGTCACCGATGTGGTGGTGCTGGGGATCCTGGTGATTGCCCTGATCGCCTTCGCCATGGAAATGGGCCTGCGCGCCCTGCAGCGCAAGCTTGTGCCCTGGCATGGCCAGAGCCACTGA
- the tauB gene encoding taurine ABC transporter ATP-binding subunit: MALLQLERISAQYPGAAEPVLADISLTLGPQQLLVALGPSGSGKTSLLNLIAGFVEPSAGRIQLDGVPVQGPSAERGVVFQDDALLPWQDVLGNVAFGLELAGVARDKREARAREMLALVDLAGFDKRRIWQLSGGQKQRVGLARALAADPRVLLMDEPFGALDAFTREQMQELLLQVWRRTAKPVFLITHDIEEAVFLATDLILLAPNPGQIVERLNLDFGQRYAAGESARAIKSDPRFIETREHVLARVFSQRSATQQQERP, translated from the coding sequence ATGGCCTTGCTACAACTGGAGCGCATCAGCGCACAGTACCCCGGCGCCGCCGAACCGGTGCTGGCGGATATTTCCCTGACCCTGGGGCCACAGCAACTGCTGGTCGCCCTGGGCCCTTCCGGCAGCGGCAAGACCTCGCTGCTGAACCTGATTGCCGGCTTCGTCGAACCCAGCGCCGGGCGCATCCAGCTCGATGGCGTACCGGTGCAGGGCCCCAGCGCCGAACGCGGCGTGGTGTTCCAGGACGATGCCCTGCTGCCCTGGCAGGACGTGCTGGGCAACGTCGCCTTCGGCCTGGAGCTGGCCGGCGTGGCCCGCGACAAGCGCGAAGCCCGGGCTCGGGAAATGCTTGCCCTGGTGGACCTGGCCGGCTTCGACAAGCGCCGCATCTGGCAGCTCTCCGGTGGCCAGAAGCAGCGTGTGGGCCTGGCCCGCGCCCTGGCGGCCGACCCGCGGGTGCTGCTGATGGACGAACCTTTCGGTGCCCTGGATGCCTTCACTCGCGAGCAGATGCAGGAGCTGTTGCTGCAAGTCTGGCGGCGCACTGCCAAGCCGGTGTTCCTGATTACCCACGACATCGAGGAAGCGGTGTTCCTGGCCACCGACCTGATTCTCCTGGCGCCCAACCCGGGGCAGATCGTCGAACGCCTGAACCTGGACTTCGGCCAGCGCTACGCCGCCGGCGAGTCGGCGCGGGCGATCAAGTCCGACCCGCGGTTCATCGAAACCCGCGAACACGTGCTGGCCCGGGTGTTCTCCCAGCGCAGCGCCACCCAGCAGCAGGAGCGGCCATGA
- the tauA gene encoding taurine ABC transporter substrate-binding protein — MKLHFPLRLLAAASLAAASFFAQAADVTVAYQTTVDPAKVAQADGSYEKATQAKINWRKFDNGADVIAAIASGDVQIGYLGSSPLTAAITRKVPVQTFLIATQIGAAEALVARDGSGITSPQDLVGKKVAVPFVSTGHYSLLAALKHWNIDPSKVQILNLAPPAIIAAWKRGDIDATYVWDPALGVAKENGKVLITSGELAKFGAPTFDAWIVRKDFAEKHPEIVTAFAKVTLDAYAQYRKDPQAWLANQGNVDKLVKLSGAKASDIPLLLQGNVYPLAADQVVSLGAPTTKAITDTAAFLKEQGKVEAVLPDYAPYVSAKFIPE, encoded by the coding sequence ATGAAACTGCATTTCCCCCTTCGCCTCCTGGCGGCCGCGTCCCTGGCCGCAGCGAGTTTCTTCGCCCAGGCGGCCGACGTCACCGTCGCCTACCAGACCACCGTCGACCCGGCCAAAGTGGCCCAGGCCGACGGCAGCTATGAAAAAGCCACCCAGGCCAAGATCAACTGGCGCAAATTCGATAACGGCGCCGACGTCATCGCCGCCATCGCTTCCGGCGATGTGCAGATCGGCTACCTGGGCTCCAGCCCGCTGACCGCCGCCATCACCCGCAAGGTGCCGGTGCAGACCTTCCTCATCGCCACCCAGATCGGCGCCGCCGAAGCCCTGGTGGCCCGGGACGGTTCCGGGATCACCTCGCCCCAGGACCTGGTAGGCAAGAAAGTCGCCGTGCCCTTCGTTTCCACCGGCCACTACAGCCTGCTGGCAGCCCTGAAGCACTGGAACATCGACCCCTCGAAAGTGCAGATACTCAACCTCGCGCCACCGGCGATCATCGCCGCCTGGAAGCGCGGCGATATCGATGCCACCTACGTCTGGGACCCGGCCCTGGGCGTGGCCAAGGAAAACGGCAAGGTGCTGATCACCTCCGGTGAACTGGCCAAGTTCGGCGCGCCGACCTTCGATGCCTGGATCGTGCGCAAGGATTTTGCCGAGAAGCATCCGGAAATCGTCACGGCCTTCGCCAAGGTGACCCTGGATGCCTACGCCCAGTACCGCAAGGACCCGCAAGCCTGGCTGGCCAACCAGGGCAACGTCGACAAGCTGGTGAAGCTCTCCGGGGCCAAGGCCAGCGATATTCCGCTGCTGCTGCAGGGCAACGTCTACCCGCTGGCCGCCGACCAGGTGGTCAGCCTCGGTGCGCCGACCACCAAGGCCATCACCGACACCGCCGCGTTCCTCAAGGAGCAGGGCAAGGTGGAGGCAGTGCTGCCGGACTACGCCCCCTACGTCAGCGCCAAGTTCATCCCTGAATAA
- the gshA gene encoding glutamate--cysteine ligase → MSELLNRRLALLGERANLSLLEQCLHGIERECLRVTGEGRLAQTPHPEELGSALTNEQITTDYSESLLEFITPALKDPADTLASLDKIHRFAYSKLGNEYLWSPSMPCPLPAEEDIPIAYYGTSNIGQLKYVYRKGLALRYGKTMQCIAGIHYNFSLPEQLWPLLKQAEGFVGTDRDYQSSAYIALIRNFRRYSWLLMYLFGASPALDAGFLRGRSHQLEQLDAETLYLPYATSLRMSDLGYQSKAQAGLTPCYNDLNSYTDSLRKAVATPYAPYVEVGTHKDGEWVQLNTNILQIENEYYSNIRPKRVTYTGERPIQALMARGIQYVEVRCLDINPFLPLGIDIQEARFLDAFLLYCALNDSPLFENNECGNATSNFLAVVKEGRRPGLQLQRQGQPVEMKEWAAQLLEQIAPLAALLDQSHGSDVHSKALDAQLAKVKDSSLTPSAQVLAAMSEHKESFTQFSLRQSQAHAEYFRSQALSKEEQAAFEEAARKSLEQQTELEQNEVGDFDVFVGAYQASILAISN, encoded by the coding sequence TTGAGCGAACTTCTCAACCGCCGCCTGGCTCTGCTCGGCGAGCGCGCTAACCTCTCTCTGCTCGAGCAGTGCCTGCACGGTATCGAACGTGAATGCCTGCGTGTCACCGGCGAAGGCCGCCTGGCACAGACCCCGCACCCGGAAGAACTGGGTTCCGCGCTGACCAACGAACAGATCACCACGGACTACTCCGAGTCGCTGCTGGAGTTCATCACCCCGGCCCTCAAGGACCCGGCGGACACCCTGGCCAGCCTCGACAAGATTCATCGCTTCGCCTACAGCAAGCTCGGCAACGAGTACCTGTGGAGTCCATCGATGCCGTGCCCGTTGCCGGCCGAGGAAGATATCCCCATCGCCTACTACGGCACCTCCAACATCGGTCAGCTCAAGTACGTGTACCGCAAGGGCCTGGCCCTGCGCTACGGCAAGACCATGCAGTGCATTGCCGGGATCCACTACAACTTTTCCCTGCCGGAACAGCTATGGCCGCTGCTCAAGCAGGCCGAGGGCTTTGTCGGCACCGACCGTGACTACCAGTCTTCGGCCTATATCGCGCTGATCCGCAATTTCCGTCGCTACAGCTGGCTGCTGATGTACCTGTTCGGTGCCTCGCCGGCCCTGGACGCGGGTTTCCTGCGCGGCCGCTCGCACCAGCTGGAACAGTTGGACGCCGAGACCCTGTACCTGCCCTACGCCACCAGCCTGCGCATGAGCGACCTGGGCTACCAGAGCAAGGCCCAGGCCGGCCTGACCCCTTGCTACAACGACCTGAACAGCTACACCGACAGCCTGCGCAAGGCCGTGGCCACGCCCTACGCGCCCTATGTGGAAGTCGGCACCCACAAGGATGGCGAATGGGTGCAACTGAACACCAACATCCTGCAGATCGAAAACGAGTACTACTCCAACATCCGCCCCAAGCGCGTGACCTACACCGGCGAGCGGCCGATCCAGGCGCTGATGGCCCGGGGTATCCAGTACGTCGAAGTACGCTGCCTGGACATCAACCCGTTCCTGCCACTGGGCATCGACATCCAGGAAGCCCGCTTCCTCGACGCCTTCCTGCTGTATTGCGCACTCAACGACAGCCCGCTGTTCGAGAACAACGAGTGCGGCAATGCCACCTCGAACTTCCTCGCCGTGGTCAAGGAAGGCCGGCGCCCGGGCCTGCAGCTGCAACGCCAGGGCCAGCCGGTGGAAATGAAGGAGTGGGCCGCCCAACTGCTGGAGCAGATCGCCCCTCTGGCCGCCCTGCTCGACCAGAGCCATGGCAGCGACGTGCACAGCAAGGCCCTGGACGCCCAATTGGCCAAGGTCAAGGATTCGTCCCTGACCCCTTCGGCCCAGGTGCTGGCGGCCATGAGCGAGCACAAGGAGAGCTTCACCCAGTTCTCCCTGCGCCAGAGCCAGGCCCATGCCGAGTACTTCCGCAGCCAGGCCCTGAGCAAGGAAGAGCAAGCCGCGTTCGAAGAAGCGGCGCGCAAATCCCTGGAACAGCAGACCGAGCTTGAACAGAACGAGGTGGGTGATTTCGACGTGTTCGTCGGTGCCTACCAGGCCAGCATCCTGGCCATCAGCAACTGA